Proteins from a single region of Planctomycetia bacterium:
- a CDS encoding ABC transporter ATP-binding protein → MSARQVKKSYRKGQVTIPVLRGVDLEVRRGEFLAIIGQSGSGKSTLLHLLGTLDAPDAGEIHFGGRRIDNLPARDRDALRNRQFGMIFQFYHLLPELTMLENVLAPQMIASGVFQYLRQRKAHVEAATQLLSLVGLEHRLKHKPRELSGGEMQRAAIARALVTGPEVLLADEPTGNLDHQTGREILHLLRTLNRAQHLTICMVTHDLSIAQEADRIVRLAEGQVVEA, encoded by the coding sequence TTGTCTGCGCGCCAGGTGAAGAAAAGCTACCGCAAAGGGCAAGTCACGATTCCCGTGTTGCGCGGAGTCGATCTGGAAGTCCGGCGTGGCGAGTTTCTGGCCATCATCGGCCAAAGCGGGTCCGGCAAGAGCACGTTGTTGCACTTGCTCGGCACGCTCGACGCTCCTGACGCCGGCGAGATTCACTTCGGCGGACGGCGGATTGACAACCTGCCGGCGCGCGATCGCGATGCTTTGCGCAATCGGCAGTTCGGCATGATCTTCCAGTTTTATCACCTGCTGCCTGAGCTGACGATGTTGGAAAACGTCCTCGCGCCGCAGATGATCGCGTCCGGTGTGTTTCAGTATCTGCGCCAGCGCAAGGCGCATGTGGAAGCGGCGACGCAATTGTTGTCGCTGGTCGGTCTGGAACATCGGCTCAAGCACAAACCGCGTGAGCTGTCCGGCGGCGAGATGCAACGCGCGGCGATCGCCAGGGCGCTGGTCACCGGCCCCGAAGTACTGCTGGCCGATGAGCCGACCGGCAATCTCGATCACCAGACGGGCCGCGAGATCCTGCATTTGCTGCGCACGCTGAACCGCGCCCAGCACCTGACGATCTGCATGGTCACGCACGATCTTTCGATCGCCCAGGAAGCCGACCGGATCGTGCGACTCGCGGAAGGCCAGGTCGTGGAAGCGTAG